In Populus nigra chromosome 1, ddPopNigr1.1, whole genome shotgun sequence, one genomic interval encodes:
- the LOC133675366 gene encoding probable ubiquitin-conjugating enzyme E2 25: MKPPPPLHIPLNSKKKRVFMDPDVIEVPPPPAPIVSRSHTKQPKNKQVILHEIIDVDKDEDAIDVMILDKKNDLKNKGKSIKDNSDGYSQAKDGISSCLFSPSSGENNIINMEGLDYDDGTHMDLYPDDFMDFDEYSFLQSHFDKVDIPPGVEAPIPWLPNSDNNAKKSDNGTNSFNTNNQMQSNGGGSWSLKPGHVSKKLSSVSGLSFHNPMDSMSHDSGVNLSSPWPLPQTAHDKEEQNVSQHGGSALNFAPFQSKIELVSSSSLTDYGYAKHLDGVMLPHGVGPAHLGHTNPAPPFVGGLDHFPIISPSISSLVSKLNYSFPNHTSHPNVYDPFDALHIPPEDSAAGTPKNVDKDDILRKFQQFKQFDTVEDHSDHHYTNSSSMKQPPKTWAKRIQDEWRILENDLPDSIFVRVYETRMDLLRAVIIGAEGTPYHDGLFFFDVFFPAGYPKVPPLVYYHSGGLRLNPNLYSCGKVCLSLLGTWQGNKNEMWQPGVSTALQVLVSIQALILNQKPFFNEPGYERLSGSANGEKRSQEYSESTFCFSLKTMAYTMRRPPKHFEDFVLGHFHKRANDILVACKAYMDGAQVGCLVNGGVQDVDEGDKSCSKSFKDCLPAYIDILMKQFSQIGVQDTEKFRTSGNGGDNLSGNGPMAAT; this comes from the exons atgAAGCCGCCGCCGCCGCTACACATCCCTTTGAATTCCAa gaaaaaaagagtGTTCATGGACCCTGACGTGATCGAAGTCCCACCTCCTCCAGCTCCGATTGTTTCTCGCTCTCACACTAAACAGCCAAAAAACAAACAG gTTATTCTTCATGAAATAATTGATGTTGACAAGGATGAAGATGCCATTGATGTGATGATTCTTGACAAGAAAAATGACTTGAAGAACAAAGGAAAATCCATAAAAGATAACTCTGATGGCTACAGTCAAGCTAAG gACGGTATTTCCAGTTGTCTTTTCAGTCCTTCCTCtggagaaaataatataattaacatgGAAGGTCTTGATTATGATGATGGCACACATATGGATCTTTATCCTGATGACTTCATGGATTTTGATGAGTATTCATTTTTACAATCCCATTTTGACAAGGTGGATATTCCTCCTGGAGTGGAGGCCCCCATTCCTTGGTTGCCAAATTCTGATAATAATGCTAAGAAATCTGATAATGGAACTAATTCTTTCAATACAAACAATCAAATGCAATCTAATGGTGGTGGTTCATGGTCATTGAAGCCGGGCCATGTAAGCAAGAAGCTGAGTTCAGTGAGTGGTTTAAGTTTTCATAACCCAATGGATTCCATGAGCCATGATTCTGGAGTGAACCTGTCCTCTCCTTGGCCACTTCCCCAAACTGCCCATGATAAGGAAGAACAAAATGTTTCACAACATGGGGGGAGTGCCTTGAATTTTGCACCTTTCCAGAGTAAAATAGAGCTGGTTTCTTCAAGTAGTTTGACTGATTATGGTTATGCAAAGCACTTAGACGGTGTTATGCTCCCTCATGGAGTTGGCCCAGCACATTTGGGACATACCAATCCTGCTCCTCCATTTGTTGGTGGATTGGATCATTTTCCTATCATTAGCCCTTCCATCTCTTCTTTGGtgtcaaaattaaattactcATTTCCTAACCATACAAGTCATCCAAATGTCTATGATCCATTTGATGCTTTACATATCCCTCCTGAAGACAGTGCAGCTGGAACTCCAAAAAATGTAGATAAAGATGATATCCTCagaaagtttcaacaatttaaacAATTTGATACAGTCGAAGATCATTCAGATCATCACTATACTAATAGTTCTTCGATGAAGCAG CCACCAAAGACCTGGGCAAAGAGAATTCAGGACGAGTGGAGAATCCTGGAAAATGATTTGCCAG ATTCTATATTTGTTAGGGTTTATGAAACAAGGATGGACCTATTGCGGGCTGTAATTATTGGAGCAGAGGGTACTCCCTACCACGATGgtctctttttctttgatgtttttttccctGCTGGCTACCCCAAAGTACCACCG CTTGTCTACTACCATTCTGGTGGTCTTCGACTCAACCCAAACTTGTACAGTTGTGGTAAAGTATGCCTCAGCCTTCTTGGGACCTGGCAGGGTAACAAGAATGAGATGTGGCAGCCTGGAGTCTCGACTGCGCTACAAGTTCTGGTATCTATACAGGCATTGATATTGAATCAGAAGCCCTTCTTTAATGAGCCTGGATATGAACGATTGAGTGGTTCGGCAAATGGTGAAAAGCGATCTCAGGAGTACAGTGAGAGTACCTTTTGCTTTTCGCTGAAAACAATGGCTTACACGATGAGGAGGCCGCCTAAG CATTTCGAGGACTTTGTACTGGGTCATTTCCACAAGCGTGCTAATGATATTCTGGTGGCATGTAAAGCCTACATGGATGGTGCTCAGGTAGGGTGTCTGGTCAACGGTGGGGTTCAGGATGTTGACGAGGGTGATAAGAGCTGCTCCAAGAGTTTTAAGGACTGCTTACCTGCCTATATTGATATACTAATGAAGCAGTTTTCACAAATTGGAGTCCAGGACACTGAAAAATTCCGAACATCAGGAAACGGGGGTGATAACTTATCAGGCAATGGACCCATGGCCGCAACATAA
- the LOC133699070 gene encoding cytochrome c oxidase copper chaperone 1-like: MGGLPLQNASPAPVVSQVSVITNSTKESKPKKKICCACPETKKLRDECIVEHGEAACAKWIEAHRLCLRAEGFNI; this comes from the coding sequence ATGGGTGGACTGCCTTTGCAAAATGCTTCCCCTGCCCCAGTTGTCAGCCAGGTGTCAGTAATTACAAATTCTACTAAAGAATCAAAGCCCAAAAAGAAGATCTGCTGTGCTTGCCCTGAAACTAAGAAACTAAGGGACGAATGCATTGTGGAGCATGGTGAAGCTGCATGCGCAAAATGGATTGAGGCTCATCGACTGTGCCTCCGTGCTGAGGGCTTTAACATTTGA
- the LOC133686832 gene encoding uncharacterized protein LOC133686832, with amino-acid sequence MGSSGFFLICMLHSVIALTCGALMMFYTNEATVFGHGIEIATKLKGSTPHDQLLIQTSDSFSGLLLFAIGFLLFMVAFVKDREFQSFFAKGCVLLHVSMAFWRIYFERKLEDLARDLPRLVVGDIALALSWVFFLVYSWREKYD; translated from the coding sequence ATGGGATCCTCTGGCTTCTTTCTGATATGTATGCTTCATTCTGTGATAGCTCTAACTTGTGGAGCTTTGATGATGTTTTACACAAATGAGGCCACtgtgtttggtcatggcattgAAATAGCTACAAAGCTTAAAGGTTCAACACCACATGACCAACTCCTGATCCAAACCTCTGATTCCTTTTCTGGGTTGCTATTGTTTGCCATTGGGTTCCTTTTGTTCATGGTGGCATTTGTTAAGGACAGAGAGTTCCAGAGTTTCTTTGCTAAAGGTTGTGTCTTGCTACATGTTTCAATGGCTTTCTGGAGGATTTACTTTGAGAGGAAGCTTGAAGATCTGGCTCGTGATTTGCCTAGACTAGTTGTTGGTGACATTGCATTGGCTCTTTCTtgggttttctttcttgtttattCTTGGAGAGAGAAGTATGATTAG